In one window of Phyllopteryx taeniolatus isolate TA_2022b chromosome 23, UOR_Ptae_1.2, whole genome shotgun sequence DNA:
- the arhgef40 gene encoding rho guanine nucleotide exchange factor 40 isoform X9, whose amino-acid sequence MASEAMEDCVQGALSSLYPPFESTAPPLLSQQVFTVLESTYQQDSLRYLLDYFVPAKHLLHKLQQHACSQYLGCLFLHSGWPLCLGDKVVVQLSTLDWRLLRCNDFYLQVVPFSTRCPRLALKCLAPGGRTVQEILVPESQHPLVFTSEWLHSINKERGHRREAGGGLDTCLVSTCDGVLRLPWKEVVYPEFIHDPSEEPGPTSDPEADMSKGALPEGRSKDSRGWAEEEEEDDDLLLDGVASEPALPRRRRSEDGLGRAVRRPGLGGDYVELLEPRGGPDGGVDPRHGYLEMHGICKTKTLPLWKRGKAIKLQRGKLAGCGRTDGFVSSGGISGTQANLEEPVLGLWPPPGVTQSLSSSAQGNDDDGDITERNAESQGSHPFKERRPGVGGEGEMNRVTQQRREDTRSARLPVELPDTVGHVVEGRSDQESRSESVLENTDKPPSDHGDATTPTWDAPDKTFAAVASNNATDGNSAKDRNSVTADQTRDGGKKKTQEFLREKEIKASGFRAPRRKRRGRGAKGRARSGGGASRGSSKPQWKAPPHLGSTSCSGSTQRPIAEERCSEASSDGECPSESGTTSSAEAEPLPICNGQSAAFIPFNEEAQSGRSGKEAPLLRELDPELLRSGQLRMTGTVDRLGCALVVAQAGDSGSGEEMSRILACYHRMARPATKEKGLTVLIDSRCSPPSSRCLSALRSFQRLVPGGLAAVLVLVEEQQPSCDLEGTEVHVVRGTAVLEQFVDRQQLPTEMGGDFSHCHSDWLSFRMSLESLTERCESALLLLGEAMQSMDAEPTVDNIEEVPASADKHRRLMAGVLADCRLTELQRGGGAWLAGLTNSACGLARTSHDCRAALAAAARLYDSVDDALHCLVRVSNRRARDLDALSRLAGLADELEKCDEEVERVQLQTDAYKDPPLSLSRLSLQQQKFKTLRETANELHSRTLSVLTDLETWSELDWAGLNDIQVRLPPVRERLRDMAHSLSDRWAALDNTQRLLSTLTEASQWCDEVSSASPSASSPVCPLASLPPIPPSRFQDARSLAVDLGGGALLDLWSRTVERYQQTVAQVKPRFLQSERAQNQGQGKAKTPVAGNPWDPEAEGDWGPGAAGGEGGLQSWGSLASLFRPQICSTLKIDERGGKKEGAVGGGKFLQNLLKKSPTEAPLPPKPPRKRHPSFDLQALLAPRRGAGTPKPTECRTSPKSWLGRRALADPAVTTGVAAAIRGGGGVLIRGVEVSSKEVVDHTGSPRQHVLRGRSEREMGTERAGSTAQSKSYLLWCRMLSSERQYVSVLKGAQETYLPLLQLLDTPASLRGKADALFPCWAALSAFHSQELLPAMEDALVQSLLQQDCFTGPLPALFQLHPDQTGTGFAAGHASCGLL is encoded by the exons CTGCGCTGCAATGACTTCTACCTGCAGGTGGTACCCTTCTCTACACGCTGTCCCCGGCTGGCGCTCAAGTGTCTGGCCCCCGGGGGGCGCACTGTTCAGGAAATTCTGGTGCCCGAGTCCCAGCATCCTCTTGTGTTCACGAGCGAGTGGCTGCACAGCATCAACAAAGAACGGGGCCACAGGAGGGAAG CAGGCGGTGGTCTCGACACCTGCTTGGTGAGCACGTGTGACGGTGTCCTGCGCCTTCCCTGGAAGGAGGTCGTCTACCCCGAATTTATCCACGACCCGTCCGAGGAACCCGGCCCGACCTCCGACCCCGAGGCCGACATGTCCAAGGGCGCTCTGCCCGAGGGGCGGAGCAAAGACTCCAGGGGCTgggctgaggaggaggaggaagatgacgaCCTGCTGCTGGACGGCGTGGCCTCGGAGCCTGCGCTTCCCCGGCGGAGGCGCAGCGAAGACGGGCTCGGCCGGGCTGTGAGACGTCCTGGGCTCGGGGGAGATTATGTGGAGCTGTTGGAGCCAAGAGGAGGACCGGATGGAGGTGTTGACCCGAGACACGGGTACCTGGAGATGCACGGCATATGCAAAACCAAGACTTTGCCTCTTTGGAAGAGGGGTAAGGCCATCAAACTGCAGAGGGGAAAGCTAGCGGGATGTGGCCGAACGGACGGCTTTGTCAGCTCTGGTGGGATCTCCGGAACCCAAGCGAATTTGGAGGAGCCAGTGCTAGGGCTTTGGCCTCCTCCAGGAGTCACCCAATCTTTGTCGTCTTCGGCCCAGGGCAACGACGATGACGGTGATATAACCGAGCGAAACGCCGAGAGCCAGGGAAGCCACCCATTTAAAGAAAGGCGGCCCGGTGTTGGGGGAGAGGGGGAGATGAACAGGGTGACGCAGCAAAGAAGAGAAGACACTCGGAGCGCTCGGCTCCCCGTCGAGCTCCCCGACACCGTCGGGCATGTTGTCGAGGGCCGCTCCGATCAGGAGTCCCGTTCGGAGTCTGTTTTGGAGAATACAGACAAACCACCGAGTGACCACGGTGATGCTACAACACCGACATGGGATGCGCCAGACAAAACCTTTGCTGCCGTGGCTAGCAATAACGCGACGGACGGCAATAGCGCGAAGGATCGCAATAGCGTGACGGCCGACCAAACGAGGGATGGTGGTAAAAAGAAGACTCAAGAGTTCCTGAGAGAAAAGGAAATCAAAGCTTCTGGATTCAGAGCTCCGAG gaggaagaggagggggaggggcgcCAAAGGGCGGGCTCGCTCTGGCGGCGGTGCGTCCCGCGGGAGCTCCAAACCGCAGTGGAAAGCTCCTCCTCATCTGGGCTCCACTTCCTGCTCTGGCTCGACACAACGGCCAATCGCAGAGGAGCGCTGTTCGGAAGCGTCGTCCGATGGGGAGTGCCCGTCCGAGAGCGGTACGACCAGCAGCGCAG AGGCGGAACCTTTGCCCATCTGCAACGGCCAATCAGCCGCCTTCATCCCCTTCAATGAGGAGGCGCAGTCAGGCCGTTCGGGTAAAGAGGCTCCTTTGCTGCGGGAATTGGACCCAGAGCTCCTCCGGTCGGGGCAGCTGAGGATGACCG GGACGGTGGACAGATTGGGATGCGCTCTGGTCGTGGCACAGGCGGGAGATTCCGGCAGCGGCGAGGAGATGTCTCGCATCCTGGCCTGCTACCACAGGATGGCACG GCCTGCGACCAAAGAGAAAGGTCTGACGGTGTTGATCGACAGCAGATGCTCGCCGCCGTCCTCGCGCTGCCTCTCCGCACTCAGGTCGTTCCAG CGGCTGGTTCCTGGCGGTCTCGCAGCAGTGTTGGTTTTGGTGGAGGAACAGCAGCCTTCTTGTGACCTGGAGGGAACAGAG GTCCACGTGGTGCGAGGAACAGCGGTCCTTGAGCAGTTTGTAGACAGGCAACAGCTGCCCACAGAGATGGGGGGCGACTTCAGCCACTGCCACTCAGACTGGCTCTCCTTCAGGATG AGCTTAGAGAGCCTGACCGAGCGCTGCGAGAGCGCCCTCCTTTTGCTGGGAGAAGCGATGCAGTCGATGGACGCCGAGCCGACTGTCGACAACATCGAG GAGGTTCCGGCGAGCGCGGACAAGCATCGGCGCCTCATGGCCGGCGTCCTCGCCGACTGCCGCTTGACTGAGCTCCAGCGAGGGGGCGGGGCCTGGCTGGCGGGATTGACCAACAGCGCGTGCGGGTTGGCGCGGACGTCTCACGATTGCAG GGCTGCGCTCGCCGCTGCCGCCAGACTTTATGACAGTGTGGACGACGCCCTCCATTGTCTGGTACGAGTGTCCAACCGGAGGGCTCGCGACCTGGACGCGCTGAGCAGACTGGCCGGCCTGGCGGACGAGCTGGAAAAG TGTGACGAGGAGGTGGAGCGAGTACAGTTGCAGACGGACGCCTACAAGGACCCGCCTCTCTCGCTGAGCAGGCTGTCGCTCCAGCAGCAGAAGTTCAAAACGCTGCGAGAAACGGCAAAT GAGCTTCACAGCCGGACTCTCTCTGTGCTCACCGACCTGGAGACCTGGAGCGAGTTGGACTGGGCGGGCCTGAACGACATCCAGGTCCGACTGCCTCCGGTCAGGGAACGTCTGCGGGACATGGCCCACTCTCTGTCCGACCGCTGGGCCGCCCTGGACAACACGCAGCGGCTGCTGTCCACTCTGACCGAG GCCTCCCAGTGGTGCGACGAAGTGTCCTCCGCCTCCCCGTCCGCCTCCTCCCCCGTCTGCCCCCTAGCTTCCCTCCCCCCCATTCCGCCATCCCGTTTCCAGGACGCCCGCTCGTTGGCTGTGGACTTGGGCGGCGGAGCGCTGCTGGATCTCTGGAGCCGCACCGTGGAGCGCTACCAGCAGACGGTAGCGCAGGTGAAGCCGCGCTTCCTTCAGTCCGAGCGAGCCCAAAACCAAGGACAGGGGAAGGCCAAGACGCCCGTCGCCGGTAACCCGTGGGACCCGGAGGCAGAGGGCGACTGGGGCCCGGGGGCCGCAGGAGGCGAGGGGGGGCTGCAGTCCTGGGGGTCTCTGGCCTCGCTGTTCAGACCGCAGATCTGCTCCACGCTGAAGATAGATGAGCGGGGGGGCAAAAAAGAGGGGGCAGTGGGCGGAGGGAAGTTTCTGCAGAACCTTTTGAAGAAGAGT CCCACAGAGGCACCCCTCCCTCCCAAGCCCCCCAGGAAGAGACACCCCAGTTTTGACCTGCAGGCCCTCTTGGCCCCTCGCAGAGGTGCCGGCACCCCCAAACCCACCGAGTGCCGTACCTCCCCCAAATCCTGGCTGGGCCGCCGGGCCCTCGCGGACCCCGCGGTCACCACCGGCGTGGCCGCCGCCatccgaggaggaggaggggtctTGATCAGGGGCGTGGAGGTCAGCAGCAAGGAGGTGGTGGACCACACCGGGTCTCCGCGGCAACATGTGCTGCGGGGCAGGAGCGAGAGGGAAATGGGGACGGAACGGGCCGGATCTACGGCGCAGAG CAAATCCTACCTGCTCTGGTGCAGGATGCTGAGCAGCGAGCGGCAGTACGTGTCCGTTCTCAAGGGGGCGCAGGAGACCTATCTCCCCCTGCTGCAGCTCTTGGACACGCCGGCCTCCCTGCGGGGGAAGGCGGACGCCCTGTTCCCCTGCTGGGCGGCCCTGAGTGCCTTCCACTCGCAGGAACTTCTGCCCGCCATGGAGGACGCGCTGGTGCAAAGCTTGCTGCAGCAGGACTGCTTCA CGGGACCACTTCCTGCACTATTCCAATTACATCCGGACCAAACCGGAACTGGATTCGCCGCTGGTCACGCAAGCTGCGGACTTCTTTAA